Proteins from one Malaya genurostris strain Urasoe2022 chromosome 2, Malgen_1.1, whole genome shotgun sequence genomic window:
- the LOC131427644 gene encoding uncharacterized protein LOC131427644 produces MFHVSRFITSRIVRVHGYINQNYKNVLSLCLTIGVGTGTVHWLVNNRPDFFENLNENLTEFPFGVAFGIVTIVFIVSILLYALHLESLDRARTRSRTAIRLKFVDYILLCLSTQLKDATEPYLRQGLLVQEELDAMHTEIEDCIDRFRESARKLLDTRVTSGAATLQDLENFFRLDQQGSPIGEDILKLKRNSKSLLSERVIKELLTK; encoded by the exons ATGTTTCACGTTTCACGTTTTATAACCTCGCGCATTGTTCGCGTTCATGGTTACATTaatcaaaattacaaaaatgttcTAAGTCTTTGTCTGACCATCGGAGTCGGCACCGGAACTGTCCACTGGCTTGTCAACAATCGTCCGGATTTCTTCGAAAACCTAAATGAAAACCTCACGGAATTTCCGTTCGGTGTCGCCTTTGGCATCGTCACGATAGTCTTCATTGTGTCCATCCTTCTGTATGCTCTCCATCTCGAATCGTTGGACCGGGCTCGTACTCGCAGTCGGACTGCCATTCGGTTGAAATTCGTCGATTATATTCTACTCTGTCTGAGCACCCAGCTGAAGGATGCCACCGAGCCCTATTTGCGTCAGGGGCTGCTAGTGCAGGAGGAACTGGATGCGATGCATACGGAAATCGAAGACTGTATCGACCGGTTCCGGGAAAGTGCCCGTAAATTGCTTGACACTCGGGTGACCTCCGGTGCAGCCACCCTACAGGATCTGGAGAACTTTTTCCGGCTAGACCAACAGGGTAGCCCAATCGGGGAAGACATTCTTAAATTGAAAAG GAATTCAAAATCGTTACTCTCGGAACGGGTCATCAAAGAGTTGCTTACCAAGTGA